One genomic segment of uncultured Desulfobacter sp. includes these proteins:
- a CDS encoding S8 family serine peptidase has product MTPDIAIIDSGINPGHPHVGSITGGHGYETDPETGQVKQTNDFMDNIGHGTAIAGIIKEKVPDAGLYAVKIFSQDLGTSLPVLTQALAWCVRRKFDIIHLSLGIENKDSAGPLKQLCDTAREKGILIIASARGPEHRIYPACFSNVVGAYRHPDCAWDDLVFHAESPVAFGAHGFPRPIPGLPQEKNFQGHSFAAAHVTAHAAALMKQYPDHPLETIIRQLQNNSHSAPAG; this is encoded by the coding sequence ATGACGCCTGACATCGCCATCATCGACAGCGGCATTAACCCTGGCCACCCCCATGTGGGGTCCATCACCGGGGGGCATGGGTACGAAACCGATCCGGAAACCGGTCAGGTGAAGCAAACCAACGATTTCATGGACAACATCGGCCACGGCACAGCCATTGCGGGTATTATTAAGGAAAAAGTGCCGGATGCAGGGCTCTATGCCGTGAAAATTTTCAGCCAGGATCTGGGTACATCGTTACCGGTATTGACCCAGGCATTAGCGTGGTGTGTCCGCCGGAAATTTGACATCATCCACTTGAGTCTGGGTATAGAAAATAAAGACTCTGCCGGCCCATTGAAACAATTGTGCGACACCGCCCGGGAAAAGGGCATCCTCATCATCGCCTCGGCCCGGGGACCGGAACACCGGATATATCCGGCTTGTTTCAGCAACGTTGTCGGGGCGTACCGGCACCCGGACTGTGCCTGGGACGACCTGGTGTTTCACGCCGAGAGTCCTGTGGCCTTCGGTGCCCACGGTTTCCCCCGCCCCATTCCGGGTCTGCCCCAGGAAAAAAACTTCCAGGGCCACAGTTTCGCCGCCGCCCATGTCACCGCCCATGCCGCCGCACTCATGAAACAATATCCGGATCATCCTTTGGAAACAATTATCCGGCAGTTGCAAAACAATTCACATTCTGCCCCTGCCGGATAA